TGATACTCACTGGGAGGAAATATCCTCAAAATATCCctttttcatcaacaacagaACAATTCAATGCGAAAGTGAATCTCTATCGAATCCTTTTTAGTGGGACATGTATAGAATtaccttcaaaatctggTATCAAAGTCTACACAAAAAGCGATATAAAGAATGAACCTGCTTTTCCGTATTTCAATTTACTTCTGGACTTCAATCCTAAAAGACTTCTAGCTATGCTAAATGAGGTATTTGAGGacagttttttgaatgatacCGGAAGCAGctataaaaatgatgggGCCCAGGTGAGTAGACAATACATCATACACGTCATCTTGGATATTatgaaagaaagaagcaaCTCTGTTGAGTGTGCTCTATTAGCAATTTTCGTATCTAGcaatatttcaaagtaCCCACAGTTTATTAGTGTCTCTAATCAagctttggaaaaattggtaGAATCGATTTGCGGAGTAGATTATCCAAATTTGAGAAGTGATTTGCAGAGAGCGTTAGAAGCTTTACTATCAATCTATATCCCAGCCAATCCAGAAGTTTTTATCACcgaaatgaaagagaagagatACAATCAAGTTCTTTTTACAGTATACTGCAAACTGAGGCGCTTTCCTGAGCTATTCGTATTGGTTCTTGAATCCCAGAACACGCAGGATGATTACGGTATAGATCTTAAAAATGTGGTGGAAACTATATTCAATGCAACCAAAAGTGATCGGTCGATGAAACGTGCCacaattcaaattattgaaagaaatatggCCAGTTTGTTATCCAAACTTGGACCCAAAGACGCTGTTGctctctttcaaaatcttgataCAGAAATCCACAACTTTGTCTTCACTTTGTCTGACGAGTTGAGCCAGCTACATTATTTGGATGAGCTTTTTGCCAAACCATCCCTTTCAGCTACCAATGATCACTTGTCAAACTCGTATATCGACCTATGTTGTAAATATAAGGATAATAGGAGATTATTGCCAGTACTGAAAGAATTCCCTATGAAAAAGGTAAACTTTCATTCGATACTTGAAAGTTTAATCATGAAAAGGAACTTTGAGGCAGCAGGCATTGTTCACCAGCGACTTGAAGATTATACCTCAGTTATTGATGATATGATGCATTGTATTAGAGCTTGGTTTAGtcaacaaaatcaagaCTATGAATCCCTTAATTATTATATAACAATGGCAGTTCAAGCTGCCGATGCTTCCAAGAGTGAGAGAGAACAGAATTGGTCAAAATTGATTGCTTGCTTGATTACGGTATATGGTAGGTTGAGAAGTGCAATTGAACAGGATGCCTGTAAAAAGGCCATGCAAAGCGTCTTCATAAAGTTAGCACTTTCGTATAATTCTGATCAGGAAACTGGTTCGCGACAATTCTGGAGCATTTTAACGGGTGCCTTAGAAAACCAGGAGGTGATCATGAGAAAGGCACACGAGCTGCGTGCTTTGCTACTGGACATTTACACTGCGTATAATGTGGAAGAACACATGTCGAGAATTCTTTTACGCCTTGTTGGGAGCTTTTCTACAGAGCTTACAAAGAGATATGAAAAGGCAATTCAACGGGGCTCCGCGATatgcaatgaaaaatgcgAAATTTGTGGCAAGATTATATGGGGTATTGGGGTTGACACGGCAGTATTCGAATTGTGGGAGTCGGGAATGAGGaagtcaaaaaaagaaatgttAAATGTTAAGGTATCTTCCATTGTCGTGTTTATGTGTGGTCATGGATTTCACGAGCAATGCCTTAAAAACCTCGGTCAAGGAAACGGGAAATATTACTGTCTCATTTGCAAAACCCGTGTCATTATATGAGCTTCTTATCAAGTGTAAAACTTAGTTGAATTAAGTATATATACAGATCTATTCCATTAATCGATACCAACAACTTGTTGCGCAGTATCCCTTGAATGGGGTGTGAGAGAGTAACTGCTTTGCGATTAGCCAATCACAAATTTCTCTGACTTCTTGCCTGCATATTATATTACCGCAGTATTGGAGAAGTCTCTTCTCTCCGATACCAGGGTTGAAAAGTACTTCCTTTATTATCATAGATACAAGGTTCTTCCATACGCTTTCTCGTATCGAGCCCTTCGAATCGATCCAAAGCCTCGAATTTGATCCGTGAACAGGGACTGGTACCTCTGCCAATTTTTGGAATAAATTATTATCTCGTGGAGTAATGATAAATGGGGGTGTTAAGGCTGCAACTCCGAATCTTCTTGTGGTGTAACTCAATGGACGACCGTTTTCTGGTGACTTCACTGGACTCAGTAAAATCTTGCATCTAGAAATAAGGTCAATCAGCGTCCAAGATGCTACATCAGAAGTCTCTTCACTGACTACAATACCGTTTTTCGCCGATAACATTTCTTCGAGTTTTTCCCTATAGTTCTTTGATTCCTCAAACGCCATGCGAGCCCCTCTTGACTCCAATATTTCTTGAATGACACCAGTCTCTTCCAATCTTGCACCAGAAAAACGAATTTGCTTATCTTTGGCCATGTCCATAACCACTTTGTCTAAAGTTTCCTTGGGTACTTTCTTCAGTGCAAGAATTTCGTCTCTTGATGCACTCGACTGATTGAATAGTAACGACCTGATTAACATTCTAGTATTTCCGTCTGTGTCGAAAACATCCAACGTGTCGTCTGTATAGTCAAGCATataactttttttcaaaagagagGTTTCCCTTTGAACCATAGACGACATCGCAAGCCCTATTCTAGCAGAAGAATAATCAGATTCTTTAACAAACGTGTAGAGCTTTCTATTTTCAGAGTAGTTTCTGTAAAGAGATACCGGTTTACCGCTAGGATCAAGCTCCGACGCCGTCCACAACCGAATCAGTTTTGGCAAGTTTAATCTTTCTGCCTCTTCAAGAGTTGTCctttcatcttttataGCTGAAACGAGAATTTTTCGCCACTTATCAACGCGAGCTCTCCAACCGCTATGGCCCATTTTGACTCTACGAATGGTCCATTGCTTCTTAAGGCTTTCTAGAGAGTTATTTGGAAACAGCCTAGTGATTTGATCCCATGCTACCTCAtttttgatacttttcGAGATAACAACAGTCATTACCAACGCCTCAACTCCATCTTTGCTTCCCAGATGGAAAGTAGACCTCGATCGAGGCTCCGCTGACTCCTTAGAAAGAGCGTCTGTTCCTTCTTTCATTTCCGTTTTCTTCGGCCTTCTTTGAGTTTTATTCTTGACTTTATTCCCATCAGAAAGTGGGGATTTTGAGGACGATGTGCCAGTTTCAGTATGCGCTCTTGATCGAGACTGAAACTGTCGCACTCTCTCAACGGACTTTTTGCCCCGGTGAAATTTGTCTTTCTCTgtttgatcaaaaaaatatatgtCAGTATTGTGGAtgatatcattgaaatgCGCCCTTTTATTGTCCTTCTCTTTCACAACATAACTCTCAACAGCATCATTGTCGATATCAGGCAGATGAATTATGCGTCGCTGTGTTTTGGGTTCTAAGCTGTCGTGTAATTTGTGACTTTTGACCATTAAAGCAACATCGCCCCGAACAGTTTTCTTGTCCAGCATTGTAGGAGATCCCATATATCGGGAtacatcttcaaaaaattgctCCCTGAGGTAGGTTACACCACCCGATTGTCTTACAACTTCAAGAATCGCACGCTGTCTATAAAGTGATCTCAGCGAGTTTGCAGAAAACCCACCTACTTTGATTACCTCTGATTTGGTCATAGAATTATTCTTCGGGGCTAGGCTGTCACTCGAAACTTCACGCGATTGAAAATCGCTTGAGGGTTCTATTGAGACCACTTTGGGAACTTTGCGTTCTaataaattttctttattattttcCAAGCTGTTTGTAGAGTCTTCTTCGTGCTTTCTTTTACGCCCAAGCGCTGGTGCGTTAACACTTGGAGGAACCTTCAGTTCTCCAttccagaaaaaaatgtccTGGTCCTCTCGTCTTATGAATCTTACAGTACTACTCAAAGGAACGAAGCTAGCTTTATTAAGGGAGCTGAGCGTCACATTTTCCGCAGCAATTGGTTCGAAGACATCCCGCCACGGTTGCACACTACCTGTCAGATTTCCAAAGTTTTCTCCCGAGAAAAATCTgtagaatttttttttacccTCAAAGTCATAAACTCTAATGATCTCGTATCTACGAATTGTACTGCTTTGTTTGCCAACGTTTTTTACGTAGAGTTCTGTCAACTTCGTGAAGGACCTCCTGTAGTCAGGACCTGTAAGCTTATTAATTAGCTGCATGGTTGATACACCTTGCAATCCAGAGGAATCTGCAAAATCATACGTTTGATTTTGTACTGGAAAGAATCGGTTTAAGAGAAATTTATTCCTTTCAGTATCATTCTTCTCATCGACAATTAAATTGTCATCCTGTAGCAAATTAGTTGCGTTAAAATTGTCAAGGCCTTCGTATGCATCTGTATCTGCATTTGCAGTCTTATCGAAGTCAACACTTGCTTCATCGTCAAAATCCGTTTCATAGTCAAAATCGTTAGTGGATCTATCTTCCGGGATGTAGTCTTTTAAATATTTAACACATCTGATTTTTACTGCGGTATTCGTTGGAGATACTACCAGTACTTTTTTGATGTGGCCTTTCTCGGTTAGCCAATTGATTGCTGCTATAAAGGATTTGGAAAGTCTTTTGTCCACGTCTAGCTTCAACTCCCTTTTGAGATCGATAATCTGACGAACACCGTTTTTAGAATGCTTGActatttcaacaatcttAGGTAGATATTCTCTTATATTTACGTAAGGTTTCATGTTATTTTCGAGTTTTGCATACTTTCGCAGCTTTAGCAACTTCACAACATGCCCCTTGTAAATCATCTGAACAGAACAAATAAGACCttccagttttttcacACGACCCGTGATACTTCTGGGATCTTGTTTGGTGGCAGTTGCTAGATCTTTGGTATTTATTCCAAGATCCTTTGATTTGGCTATCTCCAACAGCAGCTCAAAAGCGGCTCCCCCAAGATTGGATTCTTTCTTCGTGTATCCAGTAAGAATGATCCATAGTTTTTCCTCTGTTATTCCCACGCTAATGTTGTCCTTCCCAATTACATCTGTGAAGCTTTCATGTGTAGCTTTGCCCTTTTCATAAAGTACAATATCCACATTAGCAGTCATGCAGGAAAAAATATActccttcattttttcatctgttATCTCAACATATTTGGCTGCGATCTCCCATATGTACGAAAGTTTTACCTCTGATTAACGAAGTTAGCCACAATGATCTTGTTAGCAAACGCTAGTGATAACACAATGCGTGCCAAAACTTTTAACATACCGCCCTTGTTATAGGCTATATCCTCACATAGAAGATCAACCAGCTCGTCAGGGTATACGGGAATCATTTGGAGAATATGAACTACTTGCTacacctttttttctccacTGTTCGAATTCAGCATCAATcgttatttttgttttgaatgGATACGTCCCTTACTGTCAAGCTAAACTAGCGACAACGTATGAAGGAATACGAGGAAAAGATTAAAAATTGTAAACATCGAATGTATATAGTCTACAAAAGTGATCCACGTATGCTCTCACAGGATATAGTTGACGTTTATTTTACGTCAAGACTTCTCATGCTAGTATAGCACTTAGTTACATATGCTAAGCAACATTTTGAGATACCTTCAACATATGCTCTTTTTATGATATTAAACATCGCAGGAGCAAGTTCCTTTTCAGTTCTTCGACTTTTCGTTGCAAGCTGAGTAAGGGTAGGGAAATTTTGGTTCGTTGTAACCAAACCCTCTGACCCATCTGGTGTTAGTGGCACCAATTATCTCGTATATCAAGGTACTTAAAAAAACCAAAGGTAAGTGGCCATGCTTTATTAAAACTAAACCTTTTGCTGATGAATGAGTATCTTTTTTGCCAGTtaaaaagaaatagcaGGAGGTTAAGTAAGTCACTATCCAACACTTTGGGAATGATCTTTTATGTACCATTGCTGTGTAGCAAAAGGAAGAGTTGAATCTTTTGAGTTTTAAACGAACGGCTCTGTGGTACTTAAATAGACTCAAATTCTCAGGTTAGATGACACTCTTAAAAAGTTGTGCTCCGTAAAGTCCTGCCGGTTTCTTGTGAGTATGAAACAAGAGAGAGAACCTCAAACTCCATCGCTTTTTAGCCGCCGACGTCGCTGCAGTGTCCATGTGGGAACTAAAGGATTTGACAGATCAACtctctctttctttgatgcATGTTTCCCATGTAAGCTGTACCTATTGGAATTTATAGGCAGCTCCTAGAACACGTACCAATTGTAGAATGGAAATGCCACCGACCAAAACTTGGTTTGAAAAGACAGTCATGtttaaatttttcgaaattaATGAAAGAAGCGGACATTGGCTTATTGGGTAGTCAAAGTATCATTTCCAAAGGGATAATACAGATAGGCTGTACCGCAATTGCTCCTAGAGCCTTCTTTAAAGGAACAtcacattcaaaaatgtgtCTAGCTCCAGAATTGAGATCATCTCttaaaaaaatacagaAGTAGGAGCAAGGTACTGGATTTTTTACTTCATTGGAACAGGAGTTATTAGAATCCCAACTTTGCCCTTCTGAACTGAAACATTGGTTCTTTGTCGGTAATTCATAAGCATATCAGAACAAATTACACAACTTACATATGCAATAGACTTGAAAATCGAAGACGGTTATAgctatttggaaagagtGTTTTCTTCGGATTTATTGATAGTAatttggtttgacattgatgataatactatGGTATTaaattatagagatatataattccttgattttctatatcgTGAActgagataaaactaattgaacttggattaatatctggaaaatacgttagtatttatacctaacattttgcacctattgaaccataagagaggacgacgagtgaagaattttcatcgtcatcacaccatttctagtcccatagaatccacagtacaactgttatttcgtgttcattccataaactccttcgtagtcagattccggaattgtaaacgtcttGCGATAGAATATCATCCGGTATCTTTCCAGGGTggattgatattctgtgaaggcttcatctggcttcgtttattttgttttacagaccaattgttttgtttttgattcttgtaagtaatttctttcatatatcttataatatcgatttatatttcaacaatagCCATATGCTAGGATATAGGTTTCATGAGTTCTGCCTCACTAGAGCTTATTTCTGAACGGTACTAGACGATGATTGATGTCAATTATGAGTATAACTCATTATATGGATGTCGATGCTCTCTAAACCAACGTGAAACGAGAAGCagttttaaaaaaaaaaaaactctaTTTTGTTTTGGGATCAATCAACATATACTAATTCGACTCACATcataaaaatttttggatgcCTCGCTTGCCAGGTGTCAGATTTATCACCAACGCTCacaatttatcaaattgcCTCTTCTATCGTAAGGCGTTTGATTTGATCTATTTCACGTAGTACTTCGAGAGAAAGGCAGTTTTGAGCATTTATATGGTGAAAATGGAGAGCAGTAACTGCGTCTGAAAATTCTTATTAGATTTGTTCATATTCGGCTTTTCAGATCTAAGATATATACTTCTGTCCGGTTTTTCATGCCAGCCAAGCTTTGGCGGGCGGGCGCTTGAGTTTACAATAAAAATGCAGGTCAAAATCTTCCAGAACACACACTCCATGTTTTGCAAAATAGTCTACACTGTAGTTTGCACTGTATCGACATAAATGTATGCTAGAACTTCGGAGGCTCAACTCTTTGGGCAATAACTGAAGACTCAAGAGTTTGCTGACCATGAAACTTTAATTAGAATACTTACGTGAAAACACTAGGATAAAAAGAGCTATAACAATAAAATAAACCGCATGAAAGACAGATGGGGCAGCCTTGAACTGTAAAAACAGGATGTCATGGAAACGGCCTCGATATCATGGTCGAGCGTCTCCTCTGTTCTTCATTGTTGTTTCACCGAGGTCGAGTTGGAGGGTAAAGTCCCGCCAATAATTCGTTTTTGTCATGAACAACTAGATCTGATATCTCCTAAAATGTTATATTATCCAAGAGTACGATTATACTCGTGCACTGCTTTCTCTGCCAATTCCTTATCCGCCTTATTGCCACGAAAAGTGTAACATACCGGAGCCGTCCTGATCCAAAGAGCTTGTTTCTACCGGAACGACTACATAGCGAACAACGTATAGACGACAATCGTTTCCACTGAAAAACAAGCAGACCGCTTTCATAGATTTATTGGTTAAACACGCTATTCTCCTGCAATTTGGCTTTTCAGACCTAGAAGTTTCATCTATCACATGGTTCAGAAACACACGGAGATATTCTTCGCTGAAAACTATCTGTTTCTCTAAATAATGATAGATCACAATATGATCAACTACAAATGGGAATACAACTGCTGTAATCAACCCCTCAAATTTGTGTGTGAGGATAGAAGAAGTTAAAAGCATTCCACCGATCACTAATCCTCCTAGGATACTCATCACAGTAAACAAAACCGCCGGACAATCTCCAGTAACGCAAGAGAAGAATACACGCCCCAAAAATACATTTTTACATAGAAAGATTTCTTCGTGTTTGATATCCTGAGTGGTAATTTTCTCAGTTTTAGAATCCTTCCCCTGACTCACGAGCCCGGGGATTTCTAAATTCTAAGTACTTACCAGTATCCATGGATTTGAAGGCTTTTAGTCAGATTACTGGTATTGTATTTGTGCTGTCGCATAAAATATTGCCTCATGTTTATATACCTTTGCTAATTTGTCCCCAAATATTTCTAGAGCAACTCCGAAATTGGCACTGCAGAGAAACATTCTTCGCAAACCCAATTTTTGTTGACCTTACTAGGGTGTCGCTAGGTAAAGAAAAGTAAGggttctttcttctttcctAAATGACTAGTCTAGTCTATTATGCGCGAGTAATAAAAAGTATGAACCAAGAAAAGAGCAGTTCCATTCAAAGAGATAAAAAGAACCAATTGCGGTGTGTCAAACAAGTCTGTTGTACATATGGTAAAGTATCAATGACCGACGTGCGATGTCTCAGGTTTATTACGTTATAGCATAAGTGCCTCCGCAGTATACTTAGAGTTTTTTTAAAAGTACTACTATCAGGGCGCGAAAGAGTTTTTACGGTCGTTTTataatttggaaatttttgTGCTGATACGCGACTCGCCATATGCTGATATACTGATATGAAATTGGCCATCTTTGTCTGGTATTGCATCTCAAATCGCATGCATGGACTAGTTGATGCCTTTTCTGAATCCCAAAAGGTAGTCGGATAAGGTTGAAACGGTCTGTCGATAATTCGTTGAAAATATGCACAACTACTTGTGGTTCATGTTATGTACACTTGAAAGAGACTGCACTTGTTTCTTGTGGCGCCTGGTCCTCTGTGAAGAAGAGCGCCAGCAAAAAGAACcgaaaagagaacaaaaaGTGTATCAGTCATTATTATGTGCACCGATGAAAAAGCCCATTTAAAAACCatgttttgaagaaaatgccAGGTGGCATAAACATTGCTATTTTTCAGCCTCTTTGGCGAAACATTCTCTAACGATCCTGCTACTTAAGCATATCTCCTGTCTGTATGCCTCGGTACTGATTGAGTATGGTAGCTTTGCTGCAACGCGAGACCAGTTCACGTATCAGTTCCGTTAGCAAATGTGCGACAAACAGCGAATCATTTATTATATCACTTTCGACCTTTCTAATAACGGTTACGCCGGCATTTTTTGCTTTATTTATTTTGCCCAACTGTAAGAAAAGATCCATCTAGTCGAACAGTCGGTATCAGCATCCGTCTGGAAAgtcatcttttgaattttctcGACGTTTACCAGACGCTTTAAAACACATCTGCTTGGATTCGCCAATGACAAAATAACGATCACGACGGTTAGTAACCCAGTTTCTAAATGGAAAACGCATCTgaccattttgaaaattgaatggaTTGGAACTTCAGGAAGCCAAATGTGAATTTCCCCTCTCGAAAAATTAGTAAAACATGCTGAATTACGAACCACATTTTCGAGCGAGTGATCAGCTTTCAGGGTAGATGTACCCGACATTTTCGGCCACATGCTGCAATAGACTTAATTATTACCTGCAGAACAAAACAGTTCAATTACTCAAGTTCTTCACATGCTTCAACAAGCTATAACAAAACTTTTAGAACGAAGTAATCTCGACAATAGCCACGGCTGGAATGAAGGCTTGCGTGAGCCTGTCTTGAAGATTATCGATTCGAATAAATCGGTGACCTTGTGCCAAGCAATATCATTGAACTCGAGGTCGATGTCTGAAGCatcttctgaaattttttttgaagtatgCTTCTCGATACCAAATCCTCATTAATAAAGAACGAATGCAAGAAGCACGCACAAAGCGTGGAAAGTCCCGGAGTAAACGGCATACCACCCCTTTGGATCCCGCATACACCATTGTCCAGAAGTAGTAAGATCCTTTCTTCGTCACTTTGAGGTGCGTTTCTGTCCAGCGCGAAGCAATGTTTCTCCTGCGTTTGGTACATTTACAAATTGGTGTGGGAGCGTACCATTACACTGCACCATAGCAGgccaaaagaaatttgtgAAACTACGATAGTATTTAAGTAAACACTGCTGGGTACGGACGAATCTGTCCCAGCTAATAAAATTGCTCATCTGTGAGCAAGCATACAAGCATCTTTAGGGAgtttatatttttcactCTGCTTTATTGTTTTCCAACATCATCTCTCTGAATAAGAATaagaggaagaaaacatAAAAGATTgcaagatgaaaaaacgaATTGACAGTACTAAGTAAAATCAAACGTACCTCTTTCTTCGCATAAGATCGACAGGTCAATGATTATGGCAAAACATACGAGACACTTTTCAAGACCCATAATTTAGATAACATACtaagcatttttttaatagcTAGATGAATACTGATAAATCTCAATATTTGCATTCTTATTAACACgaaacaataataatgagTGCTGCTATAAATGCTGCATAGGTGAAAACtgcaatttctttatcCTTAAGGGCTGTTCATTGATTAATAGTGAGTATAATAAAGCGAAGTTTGTTAGCTAAAAGCTG
This Zygotorulaspora mrakii chromosome 5, complete sequence DNA region includes the following protein-coding sequences:
- the TFC3 gene encoding transcription factor TFIIIC subunit TFC3 (similar to Saccharomyces cerevisiae TFC3 (YAL001C); ancestral locus Anc_4.128), whose protein sequence is MIPVYPDELVDLLCEDIAYNKGEVKLSYIWEIAAKYVEITDEKMKEYIFSCMTANVDIVLYEKGKATHESFTDVIGKDNISVGITEEKLWIILTGYTKKESNLGGAAFELLLEIAKSKDLGINTKDLATATKQDPRSITGRVKKLEGLICSVQMIYKGHVVKLLKLRKYAKLENNMKPYVNIREYLPKIVEIVKHSKNGVRQIIDLKRELKLDVDKRLSKSFIAAINWLTEKGHIKKVLVVSPTNTAVKIRCVKYLKDYIPEDRSTNDFDYETDFDDEASVDFDKTANADTDAYEGLDNFNATNLLQDDNLIVDEKNDTERNKFLLNRFFPVQNQTYDFADSSGLQGVSTMQLINKLTGPDYRRSFTKLTELYVKNVGKQSSTIRRYEIIRVYDFEGKKKFYRFFSGENFGNLTGSVQPWRDVFEPIAAENVTLSSLNKASFVPLSSTVRFIRREDQDIFFWNGELKVPPSVNAPALGRKRKHEEDSTNSLENNKENLLERKVPKVVSIEPSSDFQSREVSSDSLAPKNNSMTKSEVIKVGGFSANSLRSLYRQRAILEVVRQSGGVTYLREQFFEDVSRYMGSPTMLDKKTVRGDVALMVKSHKLHDSLEPKTQRRIIHLPDIDNDAVESYVVKEKDNKRAHFNDIIHNTDIYFFDQTEKDKFHRGKKSVERVRQFQSRSRAHTETGTSSSKSPLSDGNKVKNKTQRRPKKTEMKEGTDALSKESAEPRSRSTFHLGSKDGVEALVMTVVISKSIKNEVAWDQITRLFPNNSLESLKKQWTIRRVKMGHSGWRARVDKWRKILVSAIKDERTTLEEAERLNLPKLIRLWTASELDPSGKPVSLYRNYSENRKLYTFVKESDYSSARIGLAMSSMVQRETSLLKKSYMLDYTDDTLDVFDTDGNTRMLIRSLLFNQSSASRDEILALKKVPKETLDKVVMDMAKDKQIRFSGARLEETGVIQEILESRGARMAFEESKNYREKLEEMLSAKNGIVVSEETSDVASWTLIDLISRCKILLSPVKSPENGRPLSYTTRRFGVAALTPPFIITPRDNNLFQKLAEVPVPVHGSNSRLWIDSKGSIRESVWKNLVSMIIKEVLFNPGIGEKRLLQYCGNIICRQEVREICDWLIAKQLLSHTPFKGYCATSCWYRLME